A stretch of Burkholderia sp. HI2500 DNA encodes these proteins:
- the rbsK gene encoding ribokinase has protein sequence METIAVIGSNMVDLVTYVARMPARGETLEAPNFELGCGGKGANQAVAAARLGARVVMVTKVGDDVFADNTIRNFEREGIDTTHVRKVAGVPSGVAPIFVEPDSSNSILIVKGANRHLTPADIDAAAPQLAACALIVLQLEIELDTVYHAIAFGARHGIPVLLNPAPAVADLDFERIRTVEFFVPNETELAIVSGMPVDSRDSAARAAEALVARGLKHVLVTLGSNGSLLVSRDGVRHVPGVPVDARDTTGAGDAYIGCFARCYAASRNALDAMRYASAYAAHSVTGLGTQKSYADTATFERFLRDAGM, from the coding sequence ATGGAGACAATCGCCGTCATCGGCAGCAACATGGTCGATCTCGTGACCTACGTCGCACGCATGCCCGCCCGGGGCGAAACGCTCGAAGCACCGAACTTCGAGCTCGGCTGCGGCGGCAAGGGGGCGAACCAGGCCGTCGCGGCCGCCCGCCTCGGCGCGCGCGTCGTGATGGTCACGAAGGTCGGCGACGACGTCTTCGCCGACAACACGATCCGCAACTTCGAGCGCGAAGGCATCGACACCACGCACGTGCGCAAGGTCGCCGGCGTGCCGAGCGGCGTCGCGCCGATCTTCGTCGAACCCGATTCGAGCAACAGCATCCTGATCGTCAAGGGCGCGAACCGCCACCTGACGCCGGCCGACATCGACGCGGCCGCGCCGCAGCTCGCCGCATGCGCGCTGATCGTGCTGCAGCTTGAGATCGAACTCGACACCGTCTATCACGCGATCGCATTCGGCGCGCGGCACGGCATTCCGGTGCTGCTGAACCCCGCGCCCGCGGTGGCCGATCTCGATTTCGAGCGGATCCGCACCGTCGAATTCTTCGTGCCGAACGAAACCGAGCTCGCGATCGTGTCCGGCATGCCGGTCGATTCGCGCGACAGCGCGGCGCGTGCCGCCGAAGCGCTGGTCGCGCGCGGGCTCAAGCACGTGCTCGTCACGCTCGGCAGCAACGGTTCGCTGCTGGTATCGCGCGACGGCGTGCGGCATGTGCCGGGCGTGCCGGTCGACGCACGCGACACGACGGGCGCCGGCGATGCGTACATCGGCTGCTTCGCGCGCTGCTATGCCGCGTCGCGCAACGCACTCGATGCGATGCGTTACGCGTCCGCGTATGCCGCGCATTCGGTCACGGGCCTCGGCACGCAGAAGTCGTACGCCGACACCGCGACGTTCGAACGCTTCCTCCGCGACGCCGGCATGTAA
- a CDS encoding heavy metal response regulator transcription factor yields MRILIVEDEPKTGAYLKKGLEESGFSVDLAKDGGEGLTLAQEERYDVIVLDVMLPVLDGWGVLKRLRDTHTTPVLFLTARDDVQDRVHGLELGADDYLVKPFAFVELLARIRTLARRGPPRETEHLAVGDLEIDVVRRRVKRGATRIDLTPREFSLLQLLARRQGEVLSRTQIASYVWDMNFDSDTNVVEVAIRRLRAKIDDAFPVKLIHTVRGVGYVLEPKDDA; encoded by the coding sequence ATGCGCATCCTGATAGTTGAAGACGAGCCGAAGACGGGCGCCTACCTGAAGAAGGGCCTCGAGGAATCGGGGTTCAGCGTCGATCTCGCGAAGGACGGCGGCGAAGGGCTGACGCTCGCGCAGGAAGAGCGCTACGACGTGATCGTGCTCGACGTGATGCTGCCGGTGCTCGACGGCTGGGGCGTGCTGAAGCGGCTGCGCGACACGCATACGACGCCGGTGCTGTTCCTGACCGCGCGCGACGACGTGCAGGACCGCGTGCACGGCCTCGAGCTCGGCGCCGACGATTACCTGGTGAAGCCGTTCGCGTTCGTCGAGCTGCTCGCCCGCATCCGCACGCTCGCGCGGCGCGGGCCGCCGCGCGAAACCGAGCATCTCGCGGTGGGCGACCTCGAAATCGACGTCGTGCGCCGCCGCGTGAAGCGCGGCGCCACGCGGATCGACCTGACGCCGCGCGAATTCTCGCTGCTGCAGCTGCTCGCACGCCGGCAGGGCGAGGTGCTGAGCCGCACGCAGATCGCGTCCTACGTGTGGGACATGAATTTCGACAGCGATACCAACGTCGTCGAAGTCGCGATCCGGCGCCTGCGCGCGAAGATCGACGACGCATTCCCGGTGAAGCTGATCCACACGGTGCGCGGCGTCGGCTACGTGCTCGAGCCGAAGGACGACGCATGA